The sequence AATAGCCGTCGTTCTCATACCCGTCCTCGATGCAGGATTCGCATTTGTTCCCCATTTCGCACTCGCTGTTATTGATCATCTCGTCAATGTTCTGCCAGCCATGCTTTTTAATGCACTCGGCGATCGCTTTCATATCCATCGAATTACAGATGCAGATCATGCGGTCGGTATCGATCATGCTTTCTCCTTTGCCAGTTGTTTTGCGAGGGTGATGCAGGCCGCGACAGTCGGTTCGGGGGCGATATGGACCGTTCTGCCGGGAAGGCTGTTCTGCGTCGTGCGGCCGATGGCGACGACAGTATGGGTCGGCACCAGCGAAAAACGGCTCTGAAAGCATGCCAGGGCCGAGGGGGAGGTGAAGATCAGTACGCTGTCGTCAGGAATTGAGACGTCCATTTTATCGGCCCGGCAGACGGTTTCATAGACCACGGCCTCGTCGACGGTGATCCCCTCCGAACGCAGCCGGGAAGCAAAATCCGAAGCGACGGTTTTCGGGCGGGCATAGAGCCAGCGCGAACCGGCGAAGCGTTCACGGATAAGATCATAGAGCATCTCCCCGTACCCCTTGACCGTCTCGGCGACGGTACCGCCGCGCGCTTCCGCGCGCTGCTGCGTCCCTTTGCCGACACAGAGCACCGGCAGCGTTTTCCATTCCGGAGCGATCGTCTCCAGGGCGTCGACGCCGTTTTTCGAGGTAAAGATGATCCCGTCGACCTGCGAGAGATCGATGTCAGGCTGCAGCCATTCCGTTTCGAGGATCGGCAGATGGATAACGTCGGGATCGTCGGAAGGTGTTACGGAGAGAAGATAGATGGGCCGTATTGTCATAGAAGGATTATAACCAACTCCCGGTGGATGACGGGAGAAGGAGACGCTTTGAATGAAGGTAGGGAAAGTATAGTAAAGAAAAGTTACTAAACTGTTAACGCTTTTTACTTTTTGGCGTTTGTTTGGCACGCCGGGCAGACACCCCGGAGCACGATGTCACTGCTCTGGATGCTGTAGCCGCTGACGGCTTCGGCGTGCGCCCTGATCTGCTCCGTATCGAAGGAAAAATCCTCGATCTTCCCGCATTCACTGCAATGCAGGTGAAGGTGCGGCTCTTTGCGGATCTCGAAAACACTCTTGCTCTCGGGGACTTTGACCTCTTCGAGGAGTCCGTTTTCCGTCATTATGGCAATATTCTTGTACACCGTCGCCAGCGAAACGTTCGGATACGCTTCTTTTACCTCCTGGTAAAGCATATCGATGTTCAGGTGGCCGAAGGTGTTGAGGCTTTCGACGATCTTGAGCCGCTGCGGGGTCACCTTGAGATGGTGGTTCCGCAGGTTCGTGGCTATGAGTTCTTTATTCATGTTAGCATTAAAGCACCAAAAAGGTAAAAGTCGAAATAATAGTAGAAGGAAGGCGGGGTTTATTATTTTCCATTAAGTAAGAGTAGTTTGTTTATTTAAGGAAAAAAATTATCGTTTACAGGTAGAATTTCCCCATTACATGAAATGAAGAGCCTCTGTTTTATCGCGGAGGATTTTATCAAAGGAGAGAAAATGTTCAAAAAAATTGCGTTGACAGCATGTGTCCTGGTATCCGCCGTATCCGCGGAAACGTTGACCGATCAGGCCAAAGCGATGGGCCTCGCCCCGATCCCGAAAAATACGTCCGAACTCTACAAGCTCATCGATAACCCGAAGAACCCGATGAATGCCCAGAAGGTCGAGCTCGGAAAGCAGCTCTTTTTCGATCCGCGTCTTTCAAAGAGCGAGATCATCAGCTGTAACACCTGTCACAACCTCGCCACCGGCGGTGTGGACGGCGTTCCGGCAGCCATCGGACACAACTGGGCGCACAACCCCCACCACCTGAACTCTCCGTCGGTCTACAACGCCGTATTCGCTGAAAAGCAGTTCTGGGACGGACGCAGTCCGGACCTCGAAGACCAGGCGCAGGGACCGATGCAGGCAGCCCCGGAGATGGCGGCCAAACCTGAACATGTCGCCGCCGTCGTCAACTCGATCCCGGCATACGTCGCGGCATTCCGCCACGCCTACAATGACCAGGCGATGGTCCCGACCTTCAAGGACATCGCGGACGTCATCGCTTCCTTCGAACGCACGCTGGTCACGCCGTCACGCTTCGACGAGTACCTGCGCGGCTGCGACAAAGCGCTTTCCAAAGAGGAAAAAGCCGGTCTGCAGACCTTTATCGACAAAGGGTGTGCGAGCTGCCACACCGGCGTCGCGGTCGGCGGCGGGATGCAGCCCTTCCCGCTGATGGGCAAGTTCAAGTACATGGGCGTCGGCGACTTCAAGGGTGACGCGAACGGAATGGTCAAGGTCCCGACGCTCCGTAACGTCGAAGAGACGGCGCCTTACTTCCACAACGGTACGGTCTGGAGCCTGAAAGAGGCGATCAAGATCATGGGCGAGACCCAGCTCGGCGTGAAACTGACCGACAAAGAGACGGAGAGTATCGAGACTTTCCTCAAAGCCCTCACGGGTGAGAAACCGGTTGTCGAGTACCCGGTCCTGCCGGCCCGTACGGCCAAAACACCGCTGCCGGATTCCGGCAAGTAACCCCCTAGCGGCCGGCCAGCGCCAGCCGCACCATCAACTCTCCCTTCTCCTCATAGACATCAAGCTGCGCGTTGAGTGCAAGACGCCGTCTGCGGATAATCCCCTCCATCGTATGAAACACATGAAAAGACTCCGGCGTGAACGGGGTCTGGATATAGCGCAGCCGCTTGGCGGCGGCCAGGGTTACGAGGGCGCCGGCCGCACTGTAGTAGAGGCTTTTGTTGACGGTGCGCTGCAGCCGGTAGTCGCGCATCAGCATCAGGTTGGTGCGCAGTGCGGAGCGCGCTTCGGGTGAGCGCTGCAGGGCACCCTCCGCCCGGCGGAGTTCGTCGTCCAGCCTGGCCGCTTTTTTGCGCTGCTGTTCCTCGGCCTCCGTCAGGGCCGTCGGGCAGTGAGAGGCGATGATGCGGAGGAGTTCCTCGTCGCTGTAGTGGTGTCGGTCGGGCGTATAGACATAGTTTTGCGACGAGGTGTAGTCATGGTCGAGGGCCCGCAGCAAAGAGACGATCATGGGGATATAGCGGTATTTGTCCTCTTTTTTCCTGTCGAAGACAATGCCGCTGTGGGAGATGAGCGGTTTGGGACCGGCGTAGGTTAATTTCATCCTCTCTCCTTGGAGCGCGTTGGCAAGAGTGTACCACTCCCCGGTAACGGTTCGCGCTGCACGGGGCTACTGAAACCCGGGATTGTCATCGATGACGCTGTGCAGGGTCTCCAGAAAGCGGGAGGGAGGTTTGCCCCCGACAACCTGCTCAACGATTTCGTCCTTCTCGGCATCGAGGAAGGTAAAAACAGGGCTGGCGGTGA is a genomic window of Sulfurimonas sp. HSL1-2 containing:
- a CDS encoding uroporphyrinogen-III synthase, whose amino-acid sequence is MTIRPIYLLSVTPSDDPDVIHLPILETEWLQPDIDLSQVDGIIFTSKNGVDALETIAPEWKTLPVLCVGKGTQQRAEARGGTVAETVKGYGEMLYDLIRERFAGSRWLYARPKTVASDFASRLRSEGITVDEAVVYETVCRADKMDVSIPDDSVLIFTSPSALACFQSRFSLVPTHTVVAIGRTTQNSLPGRTVHIAPEPTVAACITLAKQLAKEKA
- a CDS encoding transcriptional repressor, which gives rise to MNKELIATNLRNHHLKVTPQRLKIVESLNTFGHLNIDMLYQEVKEAYPNVSLATVYKNIAIMTENGLLEEVKVPESKSVFEIRKEPHLHLHCSECGKIEDFSFDTEQIRAHAEAVSGYSIQSSDIVLRGVCPACQTNAKK
- a CDS encoding cytochrome-c peroxidase, with the protein product MFKKIALTACVLVSAVSAETLTDQAKAMGLAPIPKNTSELYKLIDNPKNPMNAQKVELGKQLFFDPRLSKSEIISCNTCHNLATGGVDGVPAAIGHNWAHNPHHLNSPSVYNAVFAEKQFWDGRSPDLEDQAQGPMQAAPEMAAKPEHVAAVVNSIPAYVAAFRHAYNDQAMVPTFKDIADVIASFERTLVTPSRFDEYLRGCDKALSKEEKAGLQTFIDKGCASCHTGVAVGGGMQPFPLMGKFKYMGVGDFKGDANGMVKVPTLRNVEETAPYFHNGTVWSLKEAIKIMGETQLGVKLTDKETESIETFLKALTGEKPVVEYPVLPARTAKTPLPDSGK